Proteins from a genomic interval of Haloterrigena sp. KLK7:
- a CDS encoding helix-turn-helix domain-containing protein: MTTQPPISNTDEATEVERQNSDVCNVVGSVEEIGSKWKLIILNDLRDGEKRFSELKRSRGASSYTLSRVLSDLEEEGFIENRKELESPVASYYTLTKKGNALCPVFDALDEWGEDWLA, from the coding sequence ATGACGACCCAACCACCAATATCCAATACTGACGAAGCTACTGAGGTTGAACGACAAAATTCGGATGTCTGCAACGTCGTAGGGTCAGTTGAAGAGATCGGTTCGAAGTGGAAGCTCATCATTCTCAACGATCTGCGAGATGGCGAAAAGCGGTTCAGCGAGCTCAAACGATCGAGGGGTGCGAGTTCCTATACGCTCTCACGTGTTCTCAGCGACTTAGAAGAGGAGGGATTCATTGAAAACCGAAAGGAACTCGAGTCGCCGGTCGCAAGCTACTACACCTTGACTAAGAAAGGCAATGCGCTCTGTCCCGTATTCGACGCATTGGACGAGTGGGGCGAAGACTGGCTTGCATAG
- a CDS encoding ParA family protein, with translation MVIATVIYSESGGTFKTTTTANLAVSLERMGLDVCLIDLDPQEGNLTNLFDVGAHRSDLDADNLVKHILDGDFEDLIEISDKGVDVLPNHDMLGDFTSNLEQKIAYETGMKNIDREITAGTNSCTTSCGTNSNSKTSRKPSSSTQTLGSRTCCTTPSTAMRTLVAPVKPAEKGNLSLDGLEEMVENMESKLGIEVGLSCVVPTAIGQTNARSQYTK, from the coding sequence ATGGTGATAGCGACAGTCATCTACTCTGAGTCGGGTGGGACGTTCAAAACGACCACGACGGCGAATCTCGCGGTCAGCCTCGAGCGGATGGGGCTGGACGTCTGCCTAATCGATCTGGACCCACAGGAGGGCAATCTTACGAACCTGTTCGACGTCGGCGCACATCGGAGCGATCTCGACGCCGACAACCTCGTGAAACACATCCTAGACGGCGACTTCGAGGACCTGATCGAAATCTCTGACAAGGGCGTTGACGTGCTCCCGAATCACGATATGCTCGGAGATTTCACGTCGAACCTCGAGCAAAAGATCGCCTATGAGACGGGCATGAAAAACATCGACCGGGAGATTACGGCCGGTACGAACTCCTGTACGACCTCCTGTGGGACGAACAGCAACTCCAAAACCAGTAGGAAGCCATCCTCATCGACCCAAACGCTCGGGTCGAGGACTTGCTGTACAACGCCATCCACGGCCATGCGGACACTCGTCGCGCCAGTCAAACCTGCCGAGAAGGGCAACCTCAGTCTCGATGGACTCGAGGAGATGGTCGAAAACATGGAGTCCAAACTCGGCATCGAGGTTGGTCTCTCCTGTGTCGTCCCAACGGCGATCGGCCAGACAAACGCCCGCTCTCAGTATACCAAGTAG
- the trpD gene encoding anthranilate phosphoribosyltransferase, translated as MCTSSDKVERYIERVSSGDNLDIKETRKVARLIFEEATEAQIGALLAALRTKGETESEIAGFAQGMRDTMRTIDPDRSPLVDTCGTGGDDYNTINVSTTSAIVAAGAGAAVAKHGNYSVSSSSGSADVLDAVGVNVKAEPQDVEAAIERDGIGFMLAPVFNPGMKTVIGPRKELGIRTIFNILGPLTNPAGADAQVLGVYDSELVPIMAKALARLEVDRALVVHGSGLDEIAIHGETTAAEVTDDSIEEYTIRPEKLGLKTHDIKSVEGGTPKENAAYLRGILTGSITGAKRDIVLANAGATVYVADLAGTLEEGVDIAREAIDSGAAATMLDYLCE; from the coding sequence ATGTGTACATCATCGGATAAAGTAGAACGCTATATAGAACGCGTCAGCAGTGGAGATAACCTCGACATCAAAGAAACACGCAAAGTTGCACGGCTGATCTTTGAAGAAGCTACAGAGGCCCAGATCGGTGCGTTACTCGCTGCACTCCGTACAAAAGGAGAAACAGAATCTGAGATCGCTGGGTTCGCACAAGGGATGCGTGATACGATGCGGACAATCGACCCCGATCGCTCTCCGCTAGTCGACACCTGCGGTACCGGTGGTGACGACTACAACACCATAAACGTCTCCACGACCAGCGCAATAGTCGCGGCGGGAGCGGGCGCGGCAGTCGCCAAGCACGGCAACTATTCGGTCTCCTCTTCGTCGGGAAGCGCTGACGTACTGGACGCTGTGGGCGTCAACGTCAAGGCGGAACCGCAGGATGTCGAAGCGGCGATCGAGCGTGACGGAATTGGGTTCATGCTTGCGCCAGTTTTCAACCCAGGGATGAAGACCGTTATTGGTCCGCGAAAGGAACTCGGAATACGAACGATCTTCAATATACTTGGTCCACTGACTAACCCTGCAGGCGCCGATGCGCAGGTACTCGGTGTTTATGATTCGGAACTGGTGCCGATTATGGCCAAAGCACTAGCCAGGCTGGAGGTTGATCGTGCACTCGTCGTGCACGGATCGGGGCTTGATGAAATCGCAATCCACGGTGAAACGACTGCCGCTGAAGTCACCGATGACTCTATCGAGGAATACACGATCAGGCCCGAAAAACTCGGGTTGAAAACCCATGATATCAAGTCGGTCGAAGGTGGCACACCAAAGGAGAACGCGGCCTATCTCCGCGGGATTCTCACCGGCTCGATCACAGGTGCAAAGCGTGACATTGTTCTCGCAAACGCAGGCGCTACGGTGTATGTCGCTGATCTCGCAGGGACACTAGAAGAAGGAGTTGACATTGCTCGTGAAGCAATTGATTCGGGTGCTGCTGCCACCATGCTTGACTATCTATGCGAATAA
- a CDS encoding amidohydrolase family protein, translated as MVETQSHEGVIDVHVHMNPFWKMNDKGYRTFQEHSANFEQKAELARNPDRFIEYLDSQNVSTAAIINYVSPILGYTHETNEWAATFREACSDRVLAFGGFDPRIVDNPAAEIDRALAELELDGIKIHPPHQGIAANDYRDDPDTRGLDGLELLYERCAESNVPVTIHTGTSIFPGARSRYADPMPIDDLAIDFPDLDIIMAHGGRPMYTEEAWFLLRRHDNVYLDISSFPPSNLLDYFPEIERIDERVLFGSDWPGPMVPDISDNVDAVRDLPLADRTIDRILRENAQSLFEL; from the coding sequence ATGGTCGAGACACAGTCTCATGAAGGAGTTATCGACGTTCACGTACACATGAACCCATTCTGGAAAATGAATGACAAGGGATATCGTACTTTCCAAGAACATTCCGCAAACTTCGAACAGAAGGCAGAATTAGCGCGGAACCCCGATCGATTCATCGAGTATCTCGACAGTCAAAATGTCTCTACCGCAGCTATCATCAACTACGTCAGCCCGATTCTCGGATATACCCACGAAACGAACGAGTGGGCAGCAACGTTTCGCGAAGCGTGTTCTGACCGGGTGCTCGCGTTTGGCGGATTCGATCCACGGATCGTCGATAATCCCGCCGCAGAGATCGACAGAGCACTCGCGGAACTCGAACTCGATGGTATCAAAATTCATCCGCCTCATCAGGGAATCGCCGCGAACGACTATCGAGATGATCCGGACACTCGAGGCCTCGACGGACTCGAATTACTGTACGAACGGTGCGCAGAATCGAACGTCCCGGTAACCATTCACACGGGGACGAGTATCTTCCCAGGTGCTCGCTCACGATACGCAGATCCAATGCCGATCGACGATCTGGCTATCGACTTCCCAGACCTCGATATCATTATGGCCCACGGCGGTCGGCCGATGTATACCGAAGAAGCGTGGTTCCTCTTACGCCGTCACGACAACGTATATCTCGATATTTCCTCGTTTCCGCCGTCAAATCTGCTGGATTACTTCCCAGAAATAGAGCGTATCGATGAACGAGTCCTGTTCGGGAGCGATTGGCCCGGTCCGATGGTACCGGATATCAGTGACAATGTCGATGCCGTCCGCGATCTTCCGTTGGCCGATAGAACGATCGACCGCATTCTTCGAGAGAACGCACAGTCGCTCTTCGAGTTGTGA
- a CDS encoding acyl-CoA dehydrogenase family protein: protein MSLIENALSDEHCEFRERAAAFAEDVVEPEADRIERTDEFPREVIEAAGDRGLLGILLPEAYGGEGSDFLSYCLAVERIAQASGAVAETIQGHTFAALPIANFGTAAQKEEYLESMASGDTVGAMLLTEPDAGSSPTELSTVAETDEDGYSLSGEKAFGTNAGIADVHLVVARKRPAPEDGHGVSVFLTPEADEQEGFTFDRTEFMGMKGHVTGDSTLENVFVDESSLLGEIGQGFRIAMGTIDMARTGLGAIGTGIATAAFEEAVDYAGDREQGGQPVGGYQAVQVLIADMDARLDAARHLVYNSATAIANGNGSTRQSSKAKYVASDAAEFVTRNAIQVHGGKGYRTDLPLERYYRDAKILSIIGGTTEIQKTTAASEVLDL from the coding sequence ATGAGCCTCATCGAGAACGCGCTTTCCGACGAGCACTGCGAGTTTCGGGAGCGAGCAGCGGCCTTCGCCGAGGACGTCGTCGAGCCGGAAGCCGACCGCATCGAACGAACCGACGAATTTCCGCGAGAGGTAATCGAAGCGGCGGGAGACAGGGGACTGTTAGGGATCCTGCTTCCGGAAGCATACGGCGGAGAGGGATCCGATTTCCTCTCCTACTGTCTGGCGGTCGAGCGGATCGCACAGGCCAGCGGCGCCGTCGCCGAGACTATACAGGGACACACGTTCGCAGCGCTCCCTATTGCAAATTTCGGGACGGCTGCACAGAAAGAAGAGTACCTTGAGTCGATGGCCAGCGGCGATACCGTCGGTGCGATGTTACTGACGGAACCCGACGCCGGGAGTTCGCCGACCGAACTGTCGACGGTCGCCGAGACCGACGAGGACGGGTACTCTCTCAGCGGCGAGAAAGCATTCGGGACGAACGCCGGCATCGCGGACGTCCACCTCGTCGTCGCACGCAAGCGACCTGCGCCCGAGGACGGTCACGGCGTGAGCGTGTTCTTGACTCCCGAAGCTGACGAACAAGAGGGATTCACGTTCGATCGAACGGAGTTCATGGGAATGAAGGGTCACGTAACGGGCGACTCCACGCTCGAGAACGTCTTCGTCGACGAATCGTCACTGCTCGGCGAGATCGGCCAGGGGTTCCGAATCGCGATGGGTACGATCGATATGGCTCGAACGGGTCTGGGAGCGATCGGGACTGGGATTGCCACCGCCGCGTTCGAAGAAGCCGTCGACTACGCCGGGGATCGCGAACAGGGAGGGCAACCGGTCGGAGGATACCAAGCCGTCCAGGTCCTAATCGCAGACATGGATGCGCGACTCGACGCTGCGCGCCACCTCGTCTACAATTCTGCGACAGCGATCGCCAATGGTAACGGAAGTACGCGACAATCGAGCAAGGCGAAGTACGTGGCGAGCGACGCAGCAGAGTTCGTGACCCGAAACGCGATTCAGGTCCATGGTGGAAAGGGATACCGAACCGATCTTCCCCTCGAGCGATACTATCGTGACGCGAAAATCCTGAGTATCATCGGCGGGACGACGGAGATCCAGAAGACAACTGCTGCGAGCGAAGTCTTGGATTTGTAG
- a CDS encoding pantetheine-phosphate adenylyltransferase codes for MTANNRIAILGGTFTPLHDGHRALLHTAFQTASHDGDGDGQVIVALTSTVLAKRTRSDPAHAELLGSFDQRRETLETELAQLSSAYTAAYEVIKLEDTHGPAATHEEIDVLVVSPEGKAQHRAHEVNKQRIRDGLTPLEIHTTPFVIADDGVRISSTRIRNGEIDVHGQPQSDCDRL; via the coding sequence ATGACCGCCAACAACCGTATTGCGATTCTCGGTGGAACGTTCACACCACTCCACGATGGTCACCGCGCCCTTCTGCATACCGCCTTTCAGACTGCCAGTCACGATGGAGATGGCGACGGGCAGGTGATCGTTGCACTCACGTCAACTGTACTGGCCAAACGCACGCGGAGTGATCCCGCTCATGCCGAGCTTCTCGGTTCCTTCGACCAGCGCCGAGAGACGCTTGAGACCGAGCTTGCCCAGCTGAGCAGCGCCTACACTGCCGCCTATGAGGTCATCAAACTTGAGGATACACACGGCCCTGCGGCAACCCACGAGGAAATTGATGTGCTTGTCGTCTCTCCTGAGGGGAAAGCCCAGCATCGTGCCCACGAGGTCAACAAACAGCGGATACGTGACGGGCTCACACCGCTCGAAATCCATACTACCCCATTCGTTATCGCTGATGATGGTGTTCGGATTAGTAGTACCCGCATCCGAAACGGTGAAATCGACGTCCACGGCCAACCACAATCGGATTGTGACCGCCTGTAG
- a CDS encoding IclR family transcriptional regulator, whose translation MGDSPNRRVKTTDTLFEIIATLQSMDGASLAELANELEFAKSTIHSHLATLESNEYVVRNDNVYELSLKFLEHGMFVKNNRPIARVGNPILEDLADETGEVAWLIVEEHGKAVYLDKAMGEKAVQTHARVGGRAQLHHLATGKLILAYLPDERVEEIIARHGLPELTPNTITDPDELKAELEQIRADGIAINDKETVNGLRAIAAPVLGDDTIYGGISISGPANRLTIDRCHNEIEPLLLEATNELELKLQYPPN comes from the coding sequence ATGGGTGACAGTCCCAATCGACGGGTCAAAACAACCGATACGCTGTTCGAGATAATCGCTACGCTACAGTCGATGGACGGGGCCTCATTGGCGGAGTTAGCCAATGAACTCGAGTTCGCGAAGAGTACGATACACAGTCATCTCGCTACACTAGAGAGTAACGAGTACGTGGTCCGAAACGACAATGTCTACGAACTCAGTCTCAAGTTTCTCGAGCATGGAATGTTTGTCAAGAACAACCGCCCTATCGCCCGAGTGGGGAATCCCATTCTCGAGGACCTGGCCGATGAAACAGGTGAGGTAGCGTGGCTCATTGTCGAAGAACACGGGAAGGCAGTGTACCTCGATAAGGCAATGGGCGAAAAGGCCGTCCAGACACACGCGAGAGTCGGTGGTCGGGCGCAGCTACATCATCTTGCGACTGGAAAGCTCATTCTGGCGTATCTCCCCGACGAGCGGGTCGAAGAAATCATTGCTCGGCATGGGTTGCCCGAGTTAACACCCAACACGATCACTGATCCCGACGAATTGAAGGCTGAACTCGAACAGATCCGTGCTGACGGGATCGCAATCAACGACAAGGAAACGGTAAACGGGCTGCGAGCTATCGCTGCGCCAGTCTTGGGTGACGATACGATCTACGGTGGAATCTCTATTTCTGGACCTGCGAACCGACTCACTATCGATCGTTGTCATAACGAGATCGAACCACTGTTACTCGAGGCCACCAACGAGCTCGAGTTGAAGCTCCAGTATCCACCGAATTGA
- a CDS encoding archaea-specific SMC-related protein, with product MESGLDAKQRDIPRTATLSVDNIGGISESEVTFHRGVTVLSGRNATNRTSLLQAIMAALGSEQASLKADAEEGHAALEFGDETYRRTLERRGGTIVTDGDPYLDDPELADLFAFLLETNEARQAVARGDDLRELIMRPVDIDAIQAEIEQYEQQKRDLDERLSELDDLENRLPDLEAKRTRLTDEIESLQADLESAREELEETNVDVEQRREEQSELEEKLAELRDTRSELETVRDRIETERESIEALEDERDEVEARLESLSSGDETEVSRLEAEIDTLQTEKAELSDEISQLQSTIQFNEQLLDEQESVLPNTAADEDDGPVTDQLLEDSESVTCWTCGSSVPRDQIETTIEQLRSVQQERIEERSEISSELDERRETLSEINENKTEYRQTQRRLDSIDDELDRRSDRLDDLTDDREALTDEIDDLESTIDDLETDDYSGVLDQHKEVNQLEFELERKEREREEIDEEIDEIEQRLDERGDLQERRDDVTDELTDLRTRIDQIEADAVEEFNEHMENLLEVLEYDNLDRIWIDRTRREVREGRRKVERSSFDLKIVRSTDDGAAYEDTIGHLSESEREVTGLVFALAGYLVHDVYKTVPFMLLDSLEAIDSERIAKVIEYFESYVPYLTVALLDEDAQAVDIEHDIVTSI from the coding sequence ATGGAATCTGGACTGGATGCGAAACAACGGGATATTCCGAGGACAGCCACCCTTTCAGTCGACAATATCGGGGGAATCAGCGAGTCGGAAGTTACGTTTCACCGGGGAGTGACAGTGCTTTCTGGTCGCAACGCGACTAACCGGACGTCACTGTTGCAAGCGATTATGGCGGCGCTCGGGAGCGAACAGGCGAGTCTCAAAGCCGACGCCGAGGAGGGCCACGCGGCCCTCGAGTTCGGCGACGAGACGTATCGACGGACGCTCGAGCGGCGAGGCGGAACGATCGTCACCGACGGCGATCCCTATCTCGACGACCCGGAGCTCGCCGATCTGTTCGCGTTCCTGCTCGAAACCAACGAAGCGCGACAGGCCGTCGCCCGCGGCGACGACCTCCGCGAGTTGATCATGCGACCGGTCGACATCGACGCGATACAGGCCGAAATCGAGCAGTACGAACAGCAGAAACGAGACCTCGACGAGCGGTTGTCCGAACTCGATGATCTCGAGAACCGGTTGCCCGATCTCGAGGCGAAACGGACCCGTCTAACCGACGAGATCGAGTCGCTTCAGGCAGACCTTGAGTCGGCCCGCGAGGAACTGGAAGAGACGAACGTCGACGTCGAACAGCGACGGGAGGAGCAGTCTGAACTTGAGGAGAAGCTCGCGGAGCTCCGCGACACTCGCTCGGAGCTCGAAACCGTCCGTGACCGCATCGAGACCGAACGCGAGAGTATCGAGGCCCTCGAGGACGAACGCGACGAGGTCGAGGCGCGCCTCGAATCGCTCTCGTCGGGCGATGAGACGGAAGTCAGCCGCCTCGAAGCCGAAATCGATACCCTCCAGACGGAGAAGGCGGAACTCTCCGACGAGATCTCACAGTTACAGAGTACGATCCAGTTCAACGAGCAACTGCTCGACGAACAGGAATCAGTACTCCCCAACACCGCTGCCGACGAGGACGACGGCCCGGTTACGGACCAGTTGCTCGAGGACTCGGAATCGGTCACCTGCTGGACCTGCGGCTCGTCGGTTCCCCGCGACCAGATCGAGACGACGATCGAACAGCTCCGGTCCGTCCAACAGGAGCGCATCGAAGAGCGCTCTGAGATCAGCTCCGAACTCGACGAGCGGCGGGAGACGCTCTCGGAGATCAACGAGAACAAGACCGAGTACCGGCAGACCCAGCGCCGTCTCGACTCGATCGACGACGAACTCGACCGGCGATCGGATCGACTCGACGACCTGACCGACGACCGCGAGGCACTCACCGACGAGATCGACGATCTCGAGTCGACAATCGACGACCTCGAAACCGACGACTACAGCGGGGTCCTCGATCAGCACAAGGAGGTCAACCAGCTCGAGTTCGAACTCGAACGCAAGGAACGCGAGCGCGAGGAGATCGACGAGGAGATCGACGAGATCGAACAGCGCCTCGATGAACGCGGCGATCTCCAGGAACGTCGCGACGACGTCACCGACGAGCTGACGGATCTGCGGACGCGCATCGACCAGATCGAGGCGGACGCCGTCGAGGAGTTCAACGAACACATGGAGAACCTCCTCGAGGTGCTGGAGTACGACAATCTCGATCGAATCTGGATCGACCGGACGCGCCGCGAGGTCCGCGAGGGACGCCGGAAGGTCGAGCGGTCGTCGTTCGATCTCAAGATCGTCCGCAGCACCGACGACGGCGCGGCCTACGAGGACACGATCGGCCACCTGAGCGAGAGCGAGCGAGAGGTGACCGGCCTCGTGTTCGCGCTCGCGGGCTATCTCGTCCACGACGTCTACAAGACGGTCCCGTTCATGCTGCTCGACTCCCTCGAGGCGATCGACTCCGAGCGGATCGCGAAGGTCATCGAGTACTTCGAGTCCTACGTCCCGTATCTCACTGTAGCGCTGCTGGACGAGGACGCACAGGCCGTCGACATCGAGCACGATATCGTAACATCGATCTAG
- a CDS encoding aldehyde dehydrogenase family protein, with the protein MSYTGPTDLYIDGEWTTAASGETFATEDPATEDVYADVAKASEEDVDRAVDAASDAVERDSDWRSLDPRKRGAYLHAMADAIEEQKDEIVRVESRDNGKTPFEATLDVDMVIDTFRYYAGWTDKIEGDEVPVPGDRLNYTVREPVGVTGHVIPWNYPFQLAGRSLAPALACGNTAVLKPSSTTPLSALYYAVAAEEAGLPDGVVNVVPGRGSTAGNRLVEHPDVDHIAFTGSTGVGKGVMEQASQNVTGVTLELGGKGPNIVFPDADLDAAAAGCHYGIFMNAGQMCWAGSRLLVHESVHDDVVDRVVERAEATPLGSGIDDDAQMGPTVSESQQQEVLDYIETGKAEGATVATGGGIPENREQGYFVEPTVFTDVTNDMTIAREEIFGPVLSVIEFSDQEEAIEIANDSPYGLMAGIWTSDLNTAHKTADYLDYGMVSVNEYPVTQPQTPFGGFKQSGHGREQGTEAIHEYTQTKNVNVNLE; encoded by the coding sequence ATGAGTTACACCGGTCCGACAGACCTGTATATCGACGGCGAATGGACTACCGCGGCGAGCGGCGAAACGTTCGCGACCGAAGACCCGGCGACGGAAGACGTCTATGCGGATGTCGCAAAAGCGTCAGAAGAAGACGTCGATCGCGCAGTCGACGCAGCATCCGACGCAGTCGAGCGGGATAGCGACTGGCGCTCGCTCGATCCGCGAAAGCGGGGCGCGTATCTGCACGCCATGGCGGACGCGATCGAAGAACAAAAGGACGAGATCGTTCGCGTCGAGTCCCGCGACAACGGGAAGACGCCGTTCGAGGCCACTCTCGACGTGGATATGGTCATCGATACCTTCCGATATTACGCCGGCTGGACCGACAAGATCGAAGGTGATGAAGTGCCGGTTCCTGGAGATCGGTTGAATTACACCGTTCGAGAGCCGGTTGGCGTCACCGGCCACGTGATCCCCTGGAACTATCCTTTCCAGCTCGCCGGACGAAGTCTCGCGCCGGCGCTGGCCTGCGGGAATACGGCGGTTCTCAAACCGTCCAGCACGACTCCACTATCAGCGCTGTACTACGCCGTCGCGGCGGAAGAAGCAGGACTGCCCGACGGCGTGGTGAACGTCGTGCCCGGTCGCGGGAGCACCGCCGGCAATAGGCTCGTCGAACACCCAGATGTCGATCATATCGCGTTTACGGGAAGCACGGGCGTCGGGAAGGGCGTGATGGAGCAAGCCTCACAGAACGTGACCGGCGTGACGCTCGAGCTCGGTGGCAAAGGACCGAACATTGTCTTCCCAGATGCCGACCTCGACGCGGCCGCCGCCGGCTGTCACTACGGGATCTTCATGAACGCCGGGCAGATGTGCTGGGCGGGCTCGCGGCTGCTCGTTCACGAATCGGTCCACGATGACGTCGTTGACCGTGTCGTCGAACGAGCGGAGGCGACGCCGCTCGGGAGCGGAATCGATGACGACGCCCAGATGGGGCCGACGGTCAGCGAGAGCCAACAGCAGGAGGTGCTCGACTACATCGAGACCGGGAAAGCCGAAGGAGCGACCGTCGCAACCGGCGGCGGCATCCCCGAGAACAGAGAGCAGGGATACTTCGTCGAACCGACCGTGTTCACCGACGTCACGAACGACATGACGATCGCTCGGGAGGAGATCTTCGGGCCGGTCCTCTCAGTCATCGAGTTCTCCGATCAGGAAGAAGCGATCGAAATAGCCAACGACTCACCGTACGGGCTGATGGCCGGAATCTGGACGTCTGACCTCAATACAGCCCACAAAACCGCCGACTACCTCGACTACGGAATGGTTAGTGTCAACGAGTATCCCGTAACGCAGCCACAGACGCCGTTCGGCGGATTCAAACAGAGCGGACACGGCCGAGAACAGGGCACCGAGGCGATCCACGAATATACCCAGACGAAGAACGTTAACGTGAACCTCGAGTGA
- a CDS encoding thiolase domain-containing protein yields MRDAYILGAGQSSFGSFPDRTYLSLFDDAFNAAIDSVDKEISPDVIDEAFLGTLGVGGRQIGLSGPAVTEHVGLHGVPTTRVENACAASGYAFRQAVTAVRSGLVDVALAGGYEVMTDASSDHTRWWLGVSGETEWERMSGTTFSGVYAQMASAYMDEYDASVEDLSRVAVKNHGNGAQNPKAHLGFECSLEDAVSAPPVADPLNLYHCCPTTDGASAVLVASEDVAREHSDELIRVTGSGASSGRVGLFQRESLTSIPATVRAGEDAYEDAGIEPSDLDFAEVHDCFAIAELLAYEDLGFCDRGEAGRLLREGVTDPDGELPANTSGGLKSKGHPIGATGTGQIVEAFDQLRGEAHVQVDDPRYGLTHNVGGSGGGVTVHIFEKEEVLA; encoded by the coding sequence ATGCGAGATGCATACATCCTGGGAGCTGGACAGTCATCGTTCGGCTCGTTTCCGGACCGAACGTACCTCTCCCTGTTCGATGACGCGTTCAATGCGGCGATCGATAGCGTCGATAAGGAAATTTCGCCGGACGTGATCGACGAGGCATTCCTCGGAACACTTGGCGTCGGTGGCCGTCAGATCGGGCTTTCTGGACCGGCAGTAACGGAACACGTCGGGCTTCACGGCGTTCCGACGACCCGAGTCGAAAACGCTTGTGCCGCGAGCGGCTACGCGTTTCGACAGGCAGTGACTGCAGTCCGCTCGGGTCTGGTCGACGTCGCACTGGCCGGCGGATACGAAGTGATGACCGATGCGAGCTCCGACCACACCCGCTGGTGGCTCGGTGTCAGCGGGGAGACTGAGTGGGAACGAATGAGCGGAACCACCTTCTCCGGTGTCTATGCACAGATGGCAAGCGCATACATGGACGAATACGATGCCTCCGTCGAAGACCTGAGCCGCGTCGCCGTGAAGAACCACGGTAACGGTGCGCAGAATCCGAAAGCGCACCTCGGCTTCGAGTGCTCGCTCGAGGACGCGGTCTCCGCGCCGCCGGTCGCGGATCCGCTCAACCTCTATCACTGCTGTCCGACGACCGACGGCGCGAGCGCGGTTCTCGTTGCGAGCGAAGACGTCGCTCGAGAGCACAGCGACGAATTGATCCGAGTCACGGGCTCCGGAGCCTCGAGCGGCCGAGTGGGATTGTTCCAGCGGGAGTCGCTGACGTCCATTCCGGCGACGGTCCGAGCGGGCGAAGACGCCTATGAGGACGCCGGCATCGAGCCGTCCGACCTCGACTTCGCCGAAGTCCACGACTGTTTCGCGATCGCCGAACTCCTGGCCTACGAGGACCTCGGCTTCTGTGATCGAGGAGAGGCCGGACGGTTGCTCCGAGAGGGTGTGACCGATCCCGACGGCGAACTCCCGGCGAACACCAGTGGTGGGCTGAAGTCGAAAGGCCATCCGATCGGGGCGACCGGCACCGGACAGATCGTCGAGGCCTTCGATCAGCTGCGCGGCGAGGCCCACGTCCAAGTCGACGATCCCCGGTACGGACTCACGCACAACGTCGGTGGGAGCGGTGGCGGGGTCACCGTTCACATTTTCGAAAAGGAGGAGGTCCTCGCATGA